A window of Trichoderma atroviride chromosome 3, complete sequence contains these coding sequences:
- a CDS encoding uncharacterized protein (CAZy:GH2), whose product MAPRNIIPIDAGWQFRRTDVEDFSFLPVAQFPTNIHLDLLHHNLIPDPFIGKNELDVQWVGEVNAWQYRTSFKTPKIGAQEKAILAFDGLDTFAEVLLNDKKILETDNMFIPERVDVTALLKDTDNELVITFDSVNVNGWKRVEQHPQHKWGVWNGDASRLTVRKAQYHYGWDWGPTLLTCGPWKPISLEIYESRLADLYSNVTVDESLASAKVVLHAATEGKASKVRFDISLGQTSLSDTVDVTKGDAVATFDISKPELWYPLRYGKQPLYTITATLLDGSDEVDVVSKRIGIRKVELVQKPLKDQPGTSFFFQVNNVPVFCGGSNWIPADNFTPRITKQKYQDWVKLLVEGNQSMLRIWGGGVYEDENLLDACDENGILVWVDFPFACGNYPCWPEMLESIDREARENVKILRHHPSIVIYAGNNEDYQYQESEGLTYDPKDKDPQSWLKTDFPARYIYEHLLVQVCKDLVPETYYHFGSPWGGKSSSDPTVGDIHQWNVWHGSQEKYQNFDKLSGRFVSEFGMQGFPSVKTIDAYLPKGKDDPDRHPQSDIVDFHNKADGHERRIALYLAENITHTTSPLEQYVYSTQLMQGECLSSAYRLWRREWKGPGREYCSGALVWQLNDCWPVTSWALCDYYLRPKLAYFTVKRELNPYTVGIKRVEHRHPKDKYTRVDIEVKTKLEIWASSFTLDDIKVDCVVKAWDVETAEEIFSKTIVSSQQLLGNQTTELAVIDIPVKTPNAGLEGRTIVAAYIYQDGKLLARYVDWPQPLKHVHLQQPQKLSAKLSQDNSLVILSSDVPTKGVALECDDESVKFDDNLIDLVPGEEVSVKVTGATKAMVITTRYLGIPN is encoded by the coding sequence ATGGCGCCCCGAAACATCATCCCAATCGACGCTGGTTGGCAGTTCAGGAGGACAGATGTCGaggacttttcttttctgcccgTTGCCCAGTTCCCCACCAACATCCACCTTGACCTGTTGCATCACAACCTCATTCCTGATCCCTTCATTGGCAAAAATGAACTGGATGTGCAATGGGTAGGAGAGGTCAACGCTTGGCAGTACCGCACGTCATTCAAGACTCCTAAGATTGGAGCTcaagaaaaagcaattcTCGCGTTTGACGGACTGGATACGTTTGCCGAAGTGCTGCTCAATGACAAAAAGATTCTGGAAACAGACAACATGTTTATACCCGAGCGGGTGGATGTCACAGCACTTCTCAAAGATACAGACAACGAACTGGTCATCACCTTTGACAGTGTAAATGTCAATGGGTGGAAACGAGTGGAGCAGCATCCTCAGCACAAGTGGGGAGTCTGGAATGGAGACGCCTCCAGACTCACCGTTCGAAAAGCCCAGTATCACTATGGCTGGGACTGGGGCCCGACACTATTGACGTGCGGCCCCTGGAAGCCCATCAGCCTCGAGATATACGAATCACGTCTCGCCGATTTATACTCGAATGTCACTGTCGATGAGTCTCTTGCTAGTGCCAAGGTTGTGCTCCATGCAGCAACTGAAGGAAAGGCATCCAAGGTGCGGTTTGACATCTCCCTTGGTCAAACTTCCCTGAGTGACACTGTTGATGTTACAAAAGGAGATGCGGTAGCTACCTTTGACATCAGCAAACCAGAGCTGTGGTACCCTCTCCGGTATGGAAAGCAGCCACTGTACACGATCACTGCTACACTCCTTGACGGTAGCGATGAAGTGGACGTTGTGTCGAAGAGAATAGGCATCCGAAAGGTAGAGCTTGTTCAGAAGCCGCTCAAAGACCAACCAGGAACgtcattcttcttccaggtCAACAATGTCCCAGTGTTCTGCGGTGGCAGCAACTGGATTCCCGCAGACAACTTCACTCCACGAATCACCAAGCAAAAATACCAGGATTGGGTCAAGCTTTTGGTTGAAGGGAATCAGTCCATGCTGCGTATCTGGGGTGGCGGGGTTTATGAGGATGAGAACCTGCTCGATGCGTGTGATGAGAATGGAATTCTTGTCTGGGTTGACTTTCCATTCGCTTGTGGAAACTACCCCTGCTGGCCAGAGATGCTGGAATCCATCGATAGAGAGGCCAGAGAAAATGTCAAGATCCTGAGACACCATCCCAGCATTGTCATCTACGCTGGTAATAACGAAGACTACCAGTATCAGGAGAGCGAGGGGCTCACATATGATCCCAAAGATAAAGATCCTCAGAGCTGGCTCAAGACTGATTTCCCCGCTCGCTACATTTACGAGCACCTCCTTGTGCAAGTGTGCAAGGACCTGGTGCCCGAGACATACTATCACTTTGGCAGTCCTTGGGGCGGCAAGTCATCGAGCGATCCAACAGTCGGAGATATTCACCAGTGGAATGTGTGGCACGGCAGTCAGGAGAAGTATCAGAATTTCGACAAGCTAAGCGGGCGCTTTGTTTCAGAGTTTGGCATGCAGGGTTTCCCATCTGTCAAAACCATTGATGCTTACCTGCCCAAGGGTAAAGATGATCCGGATCGACATCCGCAGTCTGACATTGTGGACTTCCACAACAAGGCCGATGGCCATGAGCGCCGAATTGCTCTTTACCTGGCAGAGAACATCACCCACACCACGAGTCCCTTGGAACAATATGTCTACTCTACTCAGCTGATGCAAGGAGAGTGCCTGTCATCTGCGTACCGACTCTGGCGCCGCGAATGGAAAGGCCCTGGACGAGAATACTGCAGCGGAGCTCTTGTGTGGCAGCTAAATGATTGCTGGCCCGTGACGTCTTGGGCTCTCTGCGATTACTATCTACGACCAAAGCTCGCCTACTTTACCGTAAAACGAGAGCTTAACCCCTATACCGTTGGGATCAAGCGAGTTGAACACCGTCATCCCAAGGATAAATACACAAGAGTTGATATCGAAGTAAAGACTAAGCTCGAGATTTGGGCTTCTAGCTTTACGCTCGACGACATCAAAGTCGACTGTGTTGTCAAGGCATGGGATGTGGAGACTGCTGAAGAAATCTTTAGCAAGACCATCGTGTCATCACAACAGTTACTGGGTAATCAAACTACTGAGCTGGCAGTCATCGATATTCCTGTAAAGACTCCTAACGCCGGGCTGGAGGGCCGCACTATTGTTGCAGCATACATCTACCAGGATGGCAAGCTGCTTGCCCGCTATGTCGACTGGCCTCAGCCGCTTAAGCATGTGCACCTACAACAGCCTCAGAAACTAAGTGCGAAGCTCTCTCAGGATAATAGCTTGGTCATTCTAAGCTCGGATGTACCAACCAAGGGTGTTGCCCTGGAATGTGACGACGAGTCGGTCAAGTTTGACGACAACCTGATTGATCTTGTTCCGGGCGAAGAGGTTTCAGTCAAGGTGACGGGAGCTACGAAGGCTATGGTGATAACGACGA